A stretch of the Candidatus Krumholzibacteriia bacterium genome encodes the following:
- a CDS encoding amidohydrolase family protein, which yields MITVRLLIPAFVVLGLTAVVPSAGAQDLRLLDARCVDVETRSIVPASLWIDGGVLRARGMPDGNDLPEAAFAARAIDLEGAYVLPGLVDLRVYGDVQRSPGHRDSLGVAAASRLALAAGTVAVLDVFATSDRTGDDGARWLAGAPLLVAPGGSGSDFPSVRTVGGPEQARSVVRRTGTRPVQVILDRSRSQRLSPESVSAILDTAAGSGAPVVVEVGGWGDAELALERGVRWLVRLPDGPMPATLRARVAELGSELVWTPQLTVGLELAALVSTPELRDDPLLARVLPDTMRDDYARVRVPQTRLAEVDARRQQAYETLRALDDSGVRLRAGSGAGAMGTALGFTLVREVEAWIEAGIDPWDALRAVTVDAAAVLGVESGFEPGDAADYVVLPASPIGEATALRRTESVVRAGRIHDPGLLAAGVDHRITEDLPDNPLPGGGRVPLVVIVVAGFAVLLFVRRAIKRAAARALAEDEGPTPD from the coding sequence GTGATCACGGTCCGGCTCCTGATTCCCGCCTTCGTCGTCCTGGGGCTGACCGCGGTGGTCCCCTCGGCCGGCGCCCAGGATCTGCGCCTGCTCGACGCGCGCTGCGTCGACGTCGAAACGCGGTCGATCGTGCCGGCGTCGCTGTGGATCGACGGCGGCGTGCTCCGCGCTCGGGGGATGCCCGACGGCAACGATCTGCCGGAAGCGGCCTTCGCCGCAAGGGCGATCGACCTCGAGGGGGCGTACGTGCTGCCCGGCCTGGTGGACCTGCGCGTCTACGGCGACGTGCAGCGGTCGCCGGGCCACCGGGACTCGCTCGGGGTAGCAGCGGCGTCACGGCTGGCGCTCGCCGCCGGGACCGTGGCGGTCCTCGACGTGTTCGCCACGTCTGATCGTACCGGTGACGACGGTGCGCGTTGGCTCGCCGGGGCTCCCCTGCTGGTCGCGCCCGGAGGGTCGGGGAGTGACTTCCCGTCGGTGCGCACGGTCGGTGGGCCGGAACAGGCGCGGTCGGTGGTACGGCGGACCGGGACACGGCCGGTGCAGGTGATCCTGGACCGCAGCCGTTCGCAGCGGCTGTCGCCGGAGAGCGTGTCGGCGATCCTCGACACTGCCGCCGGGTCCGGGGCCCCGGTCGTGGTCGAGGTCGGTGGCTGGGGCGACGCCGAACTCGCACTCGAGCGAGGGGTTCGCTGGCTGGTACGGCTCCCCGACGGCCCCATGCCCGCCACCCTACGTGCGCGTGTGGCCGAACTCGGCTCCGAGCTGGTGTGGACCCCACAGCTCACGGTGGGCCTGGAACTGGCCGCACTGGTGAGCACCCCCGAACTGCGGGACGATCCGCTACTGGCGCGCGTCCTGCCCGACACCATGCGCGACGACTACGCTCGTGTCCGCGTTCCGCAGACCCGTCTCGCCGAGGTCGATGCCCGTCGGCAGCAGGCCTACGAGACCCTGCGGGCGCTCGATGACAGCGGCGTGCGCTTACGTGCGGGCAGCGGTGCAGGAGCGATGGGAACCGCACTCGGTTTCACTCTGGTGCGTGAGGTCGAGGCCTGGATCGAGGCGGGGATCGATCCCTGGGACGCACTGCGGGCCGTCACCGTCGACGCCGCCGCCGTTCTCGGTGTCGAGTCGGGATTCGAGCCCGGTGACGCGGCCGACTACGTGGTGTTGCCCGCTTCGCCGATCGGCGAAGCCACGGCCCTGCGCCGAACGGAGTCCGTCGTCCGCGCGGGCCGGATCCACGACCCCGGCCTCCTGGCCGCGGGTGTGGACCACCGGATCACCGAAGACCTGCCCGACAATCCGCTGCCGGGCGGCGGTCGGGTTCCCCTGGTGGTGATCGTCGTGGCGGGATTCGCGGTCCTGCTGTTCGTTCGGCGGGCCATCAAACGAGCGGCCGCTCGGGCGCTGGCCGAGGACGAAGGTCCGACGCCGGATTGA
- a CDS encoding DUF6588 family protein: protein MRHHRLSWPWTGALAIACVCLPVASSAQLAVNLSNYDAENAIGYTAPVRSALVAGLGNGLFATGLVRTEQTFVARASVQYLRISFRDEDREFRARGPLGLPAQLPAQQDGFGAKTPLPVERDAPSIVGSTESVEMVVDLATTEQAVRLPGGFDLDGLAVTAPQLTLGYRGHEAVVRFSDVNSGTAELGDLRIFGLGLRSDVTRYLDEDLPVRVAFMGAYQSVEFADGLMDATLWTAGLQVGRRFGRGEVYSAVTFDTIDFGLDYEGPDGGRVDASETESRPRVTLGGGVALPLAHLNAELSFNDFFSVAVGVALGL from the coding sequence ATGCGCCATCATCGCCTCTCGTGGCCCTGGACGGGTGCCCTCGCGATCGCGTGCGTGTGCCTGCCCGTCGCGTCGAGCGCCCAGCTGGCCGTGAACCTGTCGAACTACGACGCCGAGAACGCGATCGGCTACACCGCCCCCGTCCGCAGCGCGCTGGTCGCCGGACTGGGCAACGGGCTGTTCGCGACCGGGCTCGTACGAACCGAGCAGACCTTCGTGGCCCGGGCCTCGGTCCAGTACCTGCGCATCTCCTTCCGCGACGAGGATCGTGAATTCCGCGCCCGCGGCCCGCTCGGCCTGCCAGCCCAGCTGCCGGCGCAACAGGACGGCTTCGGAGCCAAGACACCGCTGCCCGTGGAGCGCGACGCGCCGTCGATCGTGGGCTCGACCGAATCGGTCGAGATGGTCGTCGACCTCGCGACGACGGAACAGGCCGTGCGCCTGCCCGGGGGCTTCGATCTCGACGGACTGGCGGTGACGGCTCCGCAGCTCACGTTGGGCTACCGCGGCCACGAGGCGGTCGTCCGTTTCTCCGACGTGAACTCGGGCACGGCCGAACTGGGCGACCTGCGGATCTTCGGCCTGGGCCTGCGCAGTGACGTGACCCGGTACCTCGACGAGGACCTGCCGGTCAGGGTCGCCTTCATGGGCGCCTACCAATCCGTGGAGTTCGCCGACGGACTCATGGACGCCACGCTGTGGACCGCGGGTCTGCAGGTCGGTCGCCGATTCGGCCGCGGCGAGGTCTACTCGGCGGTGACCTTCGACACCATCGACTTCGGACTCGACTACGAGGGACCCGACGGCGGTCGCGTCGACGCCAGCGAGACCGAGTCGCGGCCGCGCGTCACGCTGGGTGGCGGGGTCGCCCTGCCGCTGGCGCACTTGAACGCCGAACTCAGCTTCAACGACTTCTTCAGCGTGGCGGTGGGCGTCGCGCTGGGCCTGTGA
- a CDS encoding DUF1684 domain-containing protein: protein MICVPPRIPLSLSIAVVLLAASAPAPGQEPTGRAETEAFVERRLSSLTRDDGWLSLVGLFVLNRPQLTLGSDPESDLELPDRHPARVGTLLVGEDGVRFRAASDVEARVDDRAIDALRLESDTEGTPTVVEVGPLLFYVIERNDRPYLRVKDREAPLLRTFDGIERWDYDPAYRVEARWLPHAESHELFVPDVLGGGSGVECRGVLEFELQGTTLRLEPTGYGAERWSFIYGDATNGVASYGGGRFLYFDPPGPDGRTTLDFNQSYNPPCAFTPYSTCPLPPPDNVLDVAVLAGEKTWDGSH, encoded by the coding sequence ATGATCTGCGTCCCACCGAGAATTCCGCTGTCCCTGTCGATCGCCGTCGTGCTGCTGGCCGCCTCCGCCCCGGCGCCCGGTCAGGAACCCACCGGACGCGCCGAGACCGAGGCCTTCGTCGAACGCCGGCTCTCCTCGCTCACCCGCGACGACGGCTGGTTGTCGCTGGTCGGTCTCTTCGTCCTGAACCGACCGCAGCTCACGCTGGGCAGCGACCCGGAGTCGGATCTCGAATTGCCCGACCGTCATCCCGCTCGCGTGGGAACGCTTCTCGTGGGCGAGGACGGGGTCCGGTTCCGCGCGGCATCCGACGTCGAGGCACGGGTCGACGACCGCGCGATCGACGCGCTGCGTCTGGAATCCGACACCGAGGGCACCCCGACGGTCGTCGAGGTCGGCCCGCTGCTGTTCTACGTGATCGAGCGCAACGATCGTCCCTATCTGCGGGTGAAGGATCGCGAAGCGCCTCTGTTGCGCACCTTCGACGGCATCGAACGCTGGGACTACGATCCTGCCTACCGCGTCGAGGCGCGTTGGCTTCCCCACGCGGAGTCGCACGAACTGTTCGTGCCGGACGTCCTGGGCGGCGGGTCCGGGGTCGAGTGCCGGGGCGTGCTGGAGTTCGAACTGCAGGGCACGACGCTTCGGCTCGAGCCCACCGGCTACGGTGCCGAGAGGTGGTCGTTCATCTACGGAGACGCCACGAACGGGGTCGCGTCGTACGGGGGCGGTCGCTTCCTCTACTTCGACCCGCCGGGTCCCGACGGGCGGACGACCCTCGACTTCAACCAGTCCTACAATCCTCCGTGTGCCTTCACGCCCTACTCCACGTGTCCGCTCCCCCCGCCGGACAACGTTCTCGACGTGGCCGTCCTCGCCGGTGAGAAGACGTGGGACGGATCGCATTGA
- a CDS encoding acyl-CoA desaturase produces MSTAPKHEPPTPARTRGEFMRNAIALFRHFGVTLRRGQKRETIQWMRSLPFLLMHLTPLLAFVVGFSPVAAWVAFGFWLVRMFAITGFYHRYFSHRAFKTSRVMQAIMAFWGGTAVQKGALWWAAHHRDHHRYSDEPEDVHSPVRHGFWWSHVGWVLSGPFKPTAMNKVKELARYPELRFLDRFHVLPGIVAGAGMFGLGALLERMAPSLGTSGGQMLVWGFFVSTLLLYHTTYTINSLTHTFGTRRYATKDDSRNHWLFALITLGEGWHNNHHHYPSSARMGFFWYEYDPTYWGLWVMSKLGLIWDLRPVPAHVREAVPERSS; encoded by the coding sequence GTGAGTACCGCTCCCAAGCACGAGCCCCCTACGCCCGCGCGCACGCGGGGTGAGTTCATGCGCAATGCGATCGCCCTGTTCCGCCATTTCGGGGTGACGCTCCGCCGCGGCCAGAAGCGCGAGACCATCCAGTGGATGCGCAGCCTGCCGTTCCTGTTGATGCATCTCACTCCGCTGCTCGCCTTCGTCGTCGGCTTCAGCCCGGTGGCGGCCTGGGTGGCCTTCGGATTCTGGCTCGTCCGTATGTTCGCGATCACGGGCTTCTACCACCGCTACTTCTCACACCGGGCCTTCAAGACCTCTCGCGTCATGCAGGCGATCATGGCCTTCTGGGGTGGGACGGCCGTGCAGAAGGGCGCGCTGTGGTGGGCGGCGCACCATCGGGACCACCACCGGTACAGTGACGAGCCCGAGGACGTCCATTCGCCGGTGCGGCACGGATTCTGGTGGAGTCACGTGGGTTGGGTGCTGAGCGGTCCGTTCAAGCCGACCGCCATGAACAAGGTGAAGGAGTTGGCGCGCTATCCCGAATTGCGCTTCCTCGACCGTTTCCACGTACTGCCGGGGATCGTGGCCGGGGCGGGCATGTTCGGCCTGGGGGCGCTGTTGGAGCGCATGGCACCGTCGCTCGGCACCAGCGGCGGGCAGATGCTCGTGTGGGGCTTCTTCGTGTCGACGCTCCTGCTCTACCACACCACCTACACGATCAACTCGCTCACCCACACGTTCGGCACGCGCCGCTACGCCACGAAGGACGACAGTCGCAATCACTGGCTGTTCGCGTTGATCACGCTCGGCGAGGGATGGCACAACAACCATCACCACTATCCGTCGAGCGCGCGCATGGGCTTCTTCTGGTACGAGTACGACCCGACGTACTGGGGACTGTGGGTCATGAGCAAGCTCGGTCTGATCTGGGACCTGCGGCCGGTGCCGGCGCACGTGCGGGAGGCCGTACCCGAGAGGTCGTCCTAG
- a CDS encoding prolyl oligopeptidase family serine peptidase has translation MQYPETRKVDVVDDYHGTKVADPYRWLEDQDGDETAAWVEAQNEVTFDYLESLESRGPLRERLTGLWNHERFGTPWRVADRLFWFKNDGLQNQSVLYVQDDGGEPRVLLDPNTSSEDGTVALGGLEISDDGKSMAYSLSVSGSDWRTWYVRDVDTGEDLDDVVEWSKFSGASWAPDASGFYYSRYDEPAAGDEHEQANYHQKVYFHRLGTAQGEDELVYERPDQKEWGFGAEVTEDGRYLILSVWKGTSQKNGVFYREFAAGSEVVELLPDFDADYTFVGNDGPVFYFRTDLDAPRGRLIAIDTREPARENWTTVIAQTADVLQGASLTAGMLVAKTMHDAHDAIVLHELDGTVIGEVALPSLGSVSGFGGRYDATETYYSFTSFLHPTVIYRYDFASGESELFREPDIAFDFDAYTTDQVFYRSKDGTRVPMFLVHRKDLELDGDNPTLLYGYGGFNVSLTPGFAVSRLVWLEMGGVFAMANLRGGGEYGEEWHRAGIVHDKQDVFDDFVAAAEWLIEKGYTRPEKLACQGGSNGGLLVGAVVNQRPDLWGAALPAVGVMDMLRFHRFTIGWAWVSDYGSSEDPDEFETLYAYSPYHNLEPREYPAVMVTTADHDDRVVPGHSFKYAARLQEMQRGDAPTVIRVETKAGHGAGKPTAKVIEELADRYAFLIDNLDIPTPRF, from the coding sequence ATGCAGTATCCCGAGACCCGGAAGGTCGACGTCGTCGACGACTATCACGGCACGAAGGTCGCCGATCCGTACCGCTGGCTCGAGGACCAGGACGGCGACGAGACCGCGGCCTGGGTGGAGGCCCAGAACGAGGTCACCTTCGACTACCTCGAGTCGCTCGAGAGCCGCGGGCCGCTGCGTGAGCGCTTGACCGGACTCTGGAACCACGAACGCTTCGGCACCCCGTGGCGCGTGGCCGACCGTCTCTTCTGGTTCAAGAACGACGGTCTGCAGAATCAGAGTGTGTTGTACGTGCAGGACGACGGAGGCGAGCCGCGCGTGCTGCTCGATCCGAACACGTCGAGCGAGGACGGGACCGTCGCCCTGGGTGGACTCGAGATCAGCGACGACGGCAAGTCCATGGCCTACTCGCTGAGCGTGAGCGGGAGCGACTGGCGCACCTGGTACGTACGCGACGTCGACACCGGCGAAGACCTCGACGACGTCGTCGAATGGAGCAAGTTCAGTGGCGCGAGCTGGGCCCCCGACGCCAGCGGCTTCTACTACAGCCGCTACGACGAACCGGCCGCGGGCGACGAGCACGAACAGGCCAACTACCACCAGAAGGTCTACTTCCACCGGTTGGGCACGGCCCAGGGCGAGGACGAACTCGTCTACGAGCGTCCCGATCAGAAGGAGTGGGGCTTCGGCGCCGAGGTCACCGAGGACGGCCGGTACCTGATCCTGTCGGTGTGGAAGGGCACGAGCCAGAAGAACGGTGTGTTCTACCGTGAATTCGCCGCGGGCTCCGAAGTCGTCGAACTGCTGCCGGACTTCGACGCCGACTACACCTTCGTGGGCAACGACGGCCCGGTGTTCTACTTCCGCACCGACCTCGACGCACCGCGGGGACGGCTGATCGCCATCGACACGCGCGAGCCCGCGCGCGAGAACTGGACGACGGTGATCGCTCAGACCGCGGACGTCCTGCAGGGCGCCAGCCTGACCGCCGGCATGTTGGTGGCCAAAACCATGCACGACGCCCACGACGCGATCGTCCTGCACGAACTCGACGGGACCGTGATCGGGGAGGTCGCGTTGCCCTCGCTGGGCAGCGTGAGCGGCTTCGGCGGCCGCTACGACGCGACCGAGACCTACTACTCGTTCACGTCGTTCCTGCACCCCACGGTGATCTACCGTTACGACTTCGCCAGCGGTGAGAGCGAGCTCTTCCGCGAGCCCGACATCGCCTTCGACTTCGACGCCTACACCACCGATCAGGTCTTCTACCGGAGCAAGGACGGAACGCGGGTGCCGATGTTCCTGGTCCATCGGAAGGACCTCGAGCTCGACGGCGACAACCCGACACTGTTGTACGGCTACGGTGGCTTCAACGTCTCGCTCACGCCGGGCTTCGCGGTGTCACGACTGGTGTGGTTGGAGATGGGCGGCGTGTTCGCCATGGCCAATCTGCGCGGCGGCGGCGAGTACGGCGAGGAGTGGCACCGGGCCGGAATCGTGCACGACAAGCAGGACGTCTTCGACGACTTCGTGGCCGCGGCCGAGTGGTTGATCGAGAAGGGCTACACGCGACCGGAGAAGCTGGCGTGCCAGGGTGGGAGCAACGGAGGACTGCTCGTCGGCGCGGTGGTGAACCAGCGACCCGACCTGTGGGGCGCGGCTCTGCCCGCGGTCGGGGTCATGGACATGCTGCGCTTCCACCGCTTCACCATCGGATGGGCGTGGGTGAGCGACTACGGGAGCAGCGAGGACCCGGACGAGTTCGAGACCCTCTACGCCTACTCGCCGTATCACAACCTCGAGCCTCGGGAGTACCCGGCGGTCATGGTCACCACTGCCGATCACGACGACCGTGTCGTGCCGGGTCACAGCTTCAAGTACGCGGCCCGGCTGCAGGAGATGCAACGCGGGGACGCTCCCACGGTGATCCGGGTCGAGACCAAAGCAGGCCACGGCGCGGGCAAGCCGACGGCGAAGGTGATCGAGGAGTTGGCCGACCGCTACGCGTTCCTGATCGACAATCTGGACATCCCAACACCCAGATTCTAA
- a CDS encoding YbjQ family protein: MEVSNLETIPGRTIVAHFGVVTGSTVRAKNFGKDFLAGLRNIVGGELKEYTELLQEARHDAVMRMCEQAQQVGANAVVNVRFATSAVASGAAELYVYGTAVEVR, encoded by the coding sequence ATCGAGGTCAGCAACCTGGAGACGATTCCCGGCCGGACGATCGTCGCGCATTTCGGCGTCGTCACCGGCAGCACCGTGCGCGCCAAGAACTTCGGCAAGGATTTCCTGGCGGGTCTGCGGAACATCGTCGGTGGCGAGCTGAAGGAGTACACCGAACTCCTGCAGGAGGCCCGCCACGACGCCGTCATGCGGATGTGCGAACAGGCGCAGCAGGTCGGGGCGAACGCCGTGGTGAACGTCCGCTTCGCCACCAGTGCGGTGGCCTCGGGCGCGGCCGAACTCTACGTGTACGGAACCGCCGTCGAGGTGCGGTAG
- a CDS encoding heavy metal-binding domain-containing protein: MPLELDLALRVGIPVLLVALGFFWGSFVERRHYASIERRERERRPIPVTNVRELDRNRRVARSQLVSASVVVSVDAFKAMVGAIQIFFGGRVRAYESLVDRARREAILRLFDEAGAADTLVNLRVETSMIDQNEPGANATSIEALAYATAVEYES, from the coding sequence GTGCCGCTCGAATTGGACCTCGCGCTGCGGGTCGGGATCCCGGTCCTGCTCGTGGCGCTGGGATTCTTCTGGGGAAGCTTCGTCGAGCGACGGCACTACGCCTCGATCGAACGGCGTGAGCGGGAGCGACGGCCGATCCCGGTGACCAACGTGCGCGAGCTCGACCGGAATCGCCGCGTGGCGAGATCGCAGCTGGTCAGCGCGAGTGTCGTCGTGTCGGTGGACGCCTTCAAGGCCATGGTCGGCGCGATCCAGATCTTCTTCGGCGGCCGCGTACGGGCCTACGAGTCACTGGTCGACCGTGCGCGTCGCGAGGCGATCCTGCGACTGTTCGACGAGGCGGGCGCGGCGGACACCCTGGTGAACCTGCGGGTGGAGACCTCGATGATCGATCAGAACGAGCCGGGTGCCAATGCGACCAGCATCGAGGCGCTCGCCTACGCCACCGCCGTGGAGTACGAATCGTGA
- a CDS encoding M48 family metallopeptidase — MNTPYVPSDPGPNPNISDAPPWRMVALLAGGFVAVLVVAWLVLGWIGGALATRIPDDVERRLGEVFSVETMQGQDPVSLAARDHLQDIVDAMATHLPARGLRYRVVVVDDPAVNAAAVPGGGILVFRGLLDAAESENEIAMVLGHEIAHHHHRDHLERMGRQVVVGTVLNAIFGGTTGLEQLSRVGTEGFERKMGRDDERAADALALELLNATYGHVGGATDFFERMVHRDGSAALAWLRTHPMSTERIERIRSTAREHGYRFGRPEPLPDFGAGG, encoded by the coding sequence GTGAACACACCCTACGTTCCGTCGGACCCCGGTCCGAACCCGAACATCTCCGACGCTCCTCCCTGGCGGATGGTGGCGTTGCTGGCCGGTGGATTCGTGGCGGTCCTGGTGGTGGCGTGGCTGGTCCTGGGATGGATCGGGGGAGCCCTCGCGACCCGGATCCCCGACGACGTGGAACGTCGCCTCGGCGAGGTGTTCTCGGTCGAGACGATGCAGGGTCAGGACCCCGTGTCGCTCGCCGCGCGCGATCACCTCCAGGACATCGTCGATGCGATGGCCACGCATCTTCCGGCACGGGGACTGCGCTACCGCGTGGTCGTCGTCGACGACCCCGCCGTGAACGCGGCCGCGGTACCGGGCGGAGGAATCCTGGTGTTCCGCGGTCTTCTCGACGCCGCCGAGAGCGAGAACGAGATCGCCATGGTGCTCGGACACGAGATCGCCCATCATCACCACCGTGACCACCTGGAGCGCATGGGACGTCAGGTCGTCGTGGGGACCGTGCTCAACGCGATCTTCGGCGGGACGACAGGCCTCGAACAACTGAGTCGGGTGGGCACCGAGGGCTTCGAGCGCAAGATGGGCCGTGACGACGAGCGCGCAGCCGACGCTCTCGCGCTGGAACTCCTGAACGCCACCTACGGACACGTGGGAGGCGCCACCGACTTCTTCGAACGCATGGTCCACCGCGACGGCAGTGCGGCGCTCGCCTGGTTGCGGACCCATCCCATGTCCACGGAACGCATCGAGCGGATCCGGAGTACGGCCCGGGAACACGGCTACCGCTTCGGTCGCCCGGAACCGCTGCCCGACTTCGGCGCGGGAGGCTGA
- a CDS encoding alpha/beta fold hydrolase, with amino-acid sequence MDPRTRIAGHAWTLWPSIRQRILPVSAPESVPWSTPAHSDIGEIRLSGRWRGEPSTVAVVVLHGLGGSHQRPYCLRAAQAIQAHGWSCLRLALRGADGRSRDFYHAGLTDDLDATLASPVLRDYERIVLLGYSLGGHIALRYACDRPDPRVRAVAAICSPLDLDRTAHYLDHRAWPLYRHYVLRGLLTMYRRIAEKRPVPTPPEELLGVQTLREWDSLTVCPRWDFGSPEEYYATQSVGPLLRYLHVPSLLVVSRQDPMLALGDIEVSLDGANPLLEVRRVSAGGHVGFPRRLDLGEDAPRGLERQVLRWMERRLR; translated from the coding sequence ATGGATCCTCGCACACGCATCGCCGGCCACGCCTGGACGCTCTGGCCCTCGATCCGGCAGCGGATCCTGCCCGTGTCCGCACCCGAGTCCGTGCCCTGGAGCACTCCTGCGCACTCGGACATCGGCGAGATCCGGCTGTCGGGCCGCTGGCGTGGCGAACCCAGCACGGTGGCGGTGGTCGTCCTCCACGGTCTCGGCGGCAGCCACCAGCGTCCCTACTGTCTGCGGGCTGCGCAGGCGATCCAGGCCCACGGCTGGAGCTGTCTCCGCCTCGCCCTGAGGGGGGCGGACGGCCGTTCCCGCGACTTCTACCACGCCGGCCTGACCGACGACCTCGACGCGACCCTGGCCTCCCCCGTGCTCAGGGACTACGAACGGATCGTCCTGCTCGGCTACTCCCTCGGCGGCCACATCGCGCTACGCTATGCCTGCGACCGGCCCGACCCCCGCGTGCGCGCGGTGGCAGCGATCTGCTCACCCCTGGACCTCGACCGCACTGCCCACTACCTCGACCACCGCGCATGGCCGCTGTACCGCCACTACGTCCTGCGCGGCCTGTTGACCATGTACCGGCGGATCGCCGAGAAACGCCCCGTACCCACGCCTCCCGAGGAACTGCTGGGCGTGCAGACCCTTCGCGAGTGGGACTCGCTCACCGTGTGCCCGCGCTGGGACTTCGGCAGCCCCGAGGAGTACTACGCCACGCAGAGCGTCGGTCCCCTGCTACGCTATCTGCACGTGCCCTCGTTGCTCGTGGTCAGCCGGCAGGACCCGATGCTCGCGCTCGGCGACATCGAGGTCTCACTCGACGGCGCCAACCCGCTGCTCGAGGTGCGCCGGGTCAGCGCCGGCGGGCACGTCGGATTCCCGCGCCGTCTCGACCTCGGCGAAGACGCTCCGCGCGGGCTGGAACGTCAGGTGCTGCGCTGGATGGAGCGCCGTCTTCGATGA
- a CDS encoding MGMT family protein: MKARERIVETVLAIPRGRVASYGQVAALAGLPGRARLVGRVLSSLGADSHVPWQRVINAAGRISLPEGTDAHALQRALLEEEGVDFEGDRVRDRRAWWNPGEGSP; this comes from the coding sequence ATGAAGGCCCGCGAGCGGATCGTGGAGACGGTCCTCGCGATCCCCCGCGGGCGCGTGGCCAGCTACGGTCAGGTCGCCGCCCTTGCCGGACTTCCCGGCCGCGCCCGGTTGGTGGGACGGGTGCTGTCGTCACTCGGCGCCGACAGCCACGTGCCCTGGCAACGCGTGATCAACGCGGCCGGGCGGATCAGTCTACCCGAAGGCACCGACGCACACGCGTTGCAACGAGCGTTGCTCGAAGAGGAAGGCGTGGACTTCGAGGGCGATCGGGTGCGCGACCGGCGTGCGTGGTGGAACCCCGGGGAGGGGTCTCCCTGA